Proteins encoded within one genomic window of Rhododendron vialii isolate Sample 1 chromosome 1a, ASM3025357v1:
- the LOC131317020 gene encoding transcription factor DIVARICATA, with the protein MRWGMEILSPASYHSGSNWLLEESRSTKWTPAENKMFENALAIYDKDTPDRWQRVAAMIPGKTVRDVMKQYKKLEDDVSRIEAGLIPIPGYNSTSSPFTLEWGNGHGFDGFKQGYGPGGKRSSSGRGSDQERKKGVPWTEEEHKLFLLGLKKYGKGDWRNISRNFVGTRTPTQVASHAQKYFIRQLSGGKDKRRASIHDITTVNLNDNQTPSPDDKMPHSPDHSIAIPQHPNPVSVPRTQFQWNQPNGGLDFSRAYGNMFISSHGMDSYGIHMHESHVGSPNIGFRMQSTHHHYPHG; encoded by the exons ATGAGGTGGGGAATGGAGATTCTCTCGCCGGCATCGTACCATTCGGGCTCGAATTGGTTGCTGGAGGAGAGCAGGAGCACAAAATGGACCCCAGCAGAGAACAAGATGTTTGAGAATGCTCTAGCCATCTACGACAAGGACACGCCGGATCGGTGGCAGAGAGTCGCCGCCATGATACCGGGGAAGACGGTTAGGGATGTGATGAAGCAGTACAAGAAATTGGAAGACGACGTTAGTAGAATTGAAGCAGGGTTGATTCCAATTCCAGGGTATAATAGCACTTCTTCCCCTTTCACACTGGAGTGGGGAAATGGCCATGGGTTTGATGGGTTCAAGCAGGGGTATGGCCCCGGTGGAAAGCGGTCGTCGTCGGGTCGGGGTTCGGATCAGGAGAGGAAGAAAGGGGTTCCATGGACTGAAGAAGAGCACAA GTTGTTTCTCTTGGGCCTGAAAAAATACGGCAAAGGGGATTGGAGAAACATTTCGCGTAATTTTGTGGGAACTCGAACGCCGACTCAAGTGGCTAGCCATGCCCAGAAATACTTCATTAGGCAGCTTTCTGGTGGGAAAGACAAGAGAAGAGCTAGCATTCATGATATAACCACCGTCAATTTGAACGATAACCAAACTCCGTCGCCAGATGATAAAATGCCGCATTCGCCAGACCATTCAATTGCGATTCCCCAGCATCCGAATCCTGTTTCTGTGCCCAGAACACAATTCCAATGGAATCAGCCAAACGGCGGATTGGATTTCAGCCGAGCATATGGAAACATGTTCATTTCCTCTCATGGGATGGACTCATATGGGATTCATATGCATGAATCTCATGTTGGATCCCCAAACATCGGTTTTCGGATGCAATCCACTCACCATCACTACCCTCATGGATGA
- the LOC131317031 gene encoding uncharacterized protein LOC131317031 isoform X2: MDCLYKDPNAPIESRIQDLLSRMTLQEKIGQMTQIDRRVASPSAIRHLSIGSVLSAGGGGPFEKATTSDWINMTDGFQQAALRSRLGIPLLYGTDAVHGNSNVYGATVFPHNVGLGASRDAELVRRIGVATALEVRACGAQFTFAPCVAVCKDPRWGRCYESYSEDTEIVRKMTSIVTGLQGQPPQGHPKGYPFVAGRENIVACAKHFVGDGGTNKGTNEGNTVASYDELERIHMAPYLNCISRGVCTIMASYSSWNGRQLHSDHFLLTQVLKEKLGFKVMVPFRYKLFIEDLTYLVESGKIPIARIDDAVERILQVKFVAGVFEYPLTDRSLLDTVGCKLHRELAREAVRKSLVLLKNGKDPRKPFLPLNRNAVRILVAGTHADNLGYQCGGWTATWNGASGRITIGTTILEALKAAVGEKTKLVYEQCPSADTFATQEFSFAIVAVGEEPYAETAGDNSELTIPFNGTELISSVADKVPTLVILISGRPLVLEPWLLEKIDGLVAAWLPGSEGEGITDVLFGDYEFQGRLPMTWFKRVEQLPMHSGENSNDPLFPFGFGLTSNNQKLSE, from the exons atgGATTGCCTTTACAAGGACCCTAACGCCCCTATCGAATCCAGAATCCAAGACTTGCTCTCTCGGATGACCTTGCAAGAGAAGATCGGCCAGATGACTCAAATCGACCGTCGCGTCGCCTCTCCTTCCGCCATCCGTCACCTCTCCATTG GGAGTGTTCTCAGCGCCGGCGGTGGCGGGCCGTTCGAGAAAGCGACGACGTCGGATTGGATTAACATGACCGACGGATTCCAGCAGGCCGCGTTGCGGTCTCGTCTAGGGATTCCACTGCTCTACGGCACTGACGCTGTTCACGGTAACAGCAACGTGTACGGCGCCACTGTGTTTCCTCACAACGTCGGCCTCGGAGCCAGCAG GGATGCGGAATTGGTTCGGAGGATTGGGGTTGCGACAGCTCTTGAAGTTAGGGCTTGTGGCGCTCAGTTCACTTTTGCGCCTTGTGTAGCT GTATGTAAAGATCCCAGATGGGGAAGATGTTACGAGAGCTACAGTGAAGATACTGAGATTGTTAGAAAGATGACTTCAATAGTTACAGGTTTGCAAGGACAGCCACCCCAAGGACATCCAAAGGGATACCCATTTGTAGCTGGAAG AGAGAATATTGTCGCATGTGCCAAGCATTTTGTTGGAGACGGGGGGACAAACAAAGGTACTAATGAGGGCAATACAGTTGCATCGTATGATGAGTTGGAGAGAATCCATATGGCACCTTATCTGAACTGTATTTCTCGGGGAGTTTGCACTATCATGGCCTCCTACTCTAGCTGGAATGGGAGGCAACTGCACTCTGACCATTTTCTCCTAACACAAGTTCTCAAAGAAAAACTGGGATTCAAG GTGATGGTGCCTTTTAGGTATAAACTATTCATTGAGGATTTGACATATCTAGTGGAATCGGGAAAGATACCTATTGCCAGAATTGATGATGCTGTAGAACGGATCCTGCAAGTGAAGTTCGTTGCTGGAGTTTTTGAATATCCCCTGACTGATAGATCTTTGCTAGATACAGTTGGTTGCAAG CTGCATAGAGAACTTGCTCGTGAGGCGGTTCGCAAGTCCTTGGTTTTGTTAAAGAATGGAAAGGATCCAAGGAAACCGTTTCTTCCTTTAAATAGGAATGCTGTAAGAATTCTTGTTGCTGGAACCCATGCTGATAATCTTGGATATCAGTGTGGGGGTTGGACAGCTACTTGGAATGGAGCCAGCGGCAGAATAACTATTG GCACAACTATTTTGGAAGCTCTTAAAGCAGCAGTGGGAGAAAAAACCAAATTGGTGTACGAGCAATGCCCATCAGCTGACACCTTTGCAACTCAAGAATTCTCTTTTGCCATTGTAGCCGTTGGTGAGGAACCATATGCTGAAACTGCGGGCGACAATTCGGAGCTCACAATCCCTTTTAATGGAACTGAACTCATTAGTTCAGTTGCGGACAAAGTTCCCACATTGGTGATTCTAATCTCTGGAAGGCCATTAGTTTTAGAGCCATGGCTCTTGGAAAAGATAGATGGCCTGGTAGCCGCTTGGTTGCCCGGGAGCGAGGGAGAGGGAATTACAGATGTTCTCTTTGGAGATTATGAGTTCCAAGGAAGACTCCCTATGACATGGTTTAAAAGGGTTGAACAACTGCCAATGCATTCGGGGGAGAACTCCAATGACCCTTTatttccctttggctttggGTTAACAAGCAATAACCAAAAGCTTTCTGAGTGA
- the LOC131317031 gene encoding uncharacterized protein LOC131317031 isoform X1 — protein sequence MDCLYKDPNAPIESRIQDLLSRMTLQEKIGQMTQIDRRVASPSAIRHLSIGSVLSAGGGGPFEKATTSDWINMTDGFQQAALRSRLGIPLLYGTDAVHGNSNVYGATVFPHNVGLGASRDAELVRRIGVATALEVRACGAQFTFAPCVAVCKDPRWGRCYESYSEDTEIVRKMTSIVTGLQGQPPQGHPKGYPFVAGRENIVACAKHFVGDGGTNKGTNEGNTVASYDELERIHMAPYLNCISRGVCTIMASYSSWNGRQLHSDHFLLTQVLKEKLGFKGFVISDSEALDRLSHPYGSNYRNSVLLSINAGIDMVMVPFRYKLFIEDLTYLVESGKIPIARIDDAVERILQVKFVAGVFEYPLTDRSLLDTVGCKLHRELAREAVRKSLVLLKNGKDPRKPFLPLNRNAVRILVAGTHADNLGYQCGGWTATWNGASGRITIGTTILEALKAAVGEKTKLVYEQCPSADTFATQEFSFAIVAVGEEPYAETAGDNSELTIPFNGTELISSVADKVPTLVILISGRPLVLEPWLLEKIDGLVAAWLPGSEGEGITDVLFGDYEFQGRLPMTWFKRVEQLPMHSGENSNDPLFPFGFGLTSNNQKLSE from the exons atgGATTGCCTTTACAAGGACCCTAACGCCCCTATCGAATCCAGAATCCAAGACTTGCTCTCTCGGATGACCTTGCAAGAGAAGATCGGCCAGATGACTCAAATCGACCGTCGCGTCGCCTCTCCTTCCGCCATCCGTCACCTCTCCATTG GGAGTGTTCTCAGCGCCGGCGGTGGCGGGCCGTTCGAGAAAGCGACGACGTCGGATTGGATTAACATGACCGACGGATTCCAGCAGGCCGCGTTGCGGTCTCGTCTAGGGATTCCACTGCTCTACGGCACTGACGCTGTTCACGGTAACAGCAACGTGTACGGCGCCACTGTGTTTCCTCACAACGTCGGCCTCGGAGCCAGCAG GGATGCGGAATTGGTTCGGAGGATTGGGGTTGCGACAGCTCTTGAAGTTAGGGCTTGTGGCGCTCAGTTCACTTTTGCGCCTTGTGTAGCT GTATGTAAAGATCCCAGATGGGGAAGATGTTACGAGAGCTACAGTGAAGATACTGAGATTGTTAGAAAGATGACTTCAATAGTTACAGGTTTGCAAGGACAGCCACCCCAAGGACATCCAAAGGGATACCCATTTGTAGCTGGAAG AGAGAATATTGTCGCATGTGCCAAGCATTTTGTTGGAGACGGGGGGACAAACAAAGGTACTAATGAGGGCAATACAGTTGCATCGTATGATGAGTTGGAGAGAATCCATATGGCACCTTATCTGAACTGTATTTCTCGGGGAGTTTGCACTATCATGGCCTCCTACTCTAGCTGGAATGGGAGGCAACTGCACTCTGACCATTTTCTCCTAACACAAGTTCTCAAAGAAAAACTGGGATTCAAG GGTTTTGTCATTTCCGACTCCGAAGCACTTGATCGACTTTCTCATCCATATGGTTCTAACTATCGAAATTCCGTCTTGTTATCCATCAATGCTGGAATTGACATG GTGATGGTGCCTTTTAGGTATAAACTATTCATTGAGGATTTGACATATCTAGTGGAATCGGGAAAGATACCTATTGCCAGAATTGATGATGCTGTAGAACGGATCCTGCAAGTGAAGTTCGTTGCTGGAGTTTTTGAATATCCCCTGACTGATAGATCTTTGCTAGATACAGTTGGTTGCAAG CTGCATAGAGAACTTGCTCGTGAGGCGGTTCGCAAGTCCTTGGTTTTGTTAAAGAATGGAAAGGATCCAAGGAAACCGTTTCTTCCTTTAAATAGGAATGCTGTAAGAATTCTTGTTGCTGGAACCCATGCTGATAATCTTGGATATCAGTGTGGGGGTTGGACAGCTACTTGGAATGGAGCCAGCGGCAGAATAACTATTG GCACAACTATTTTGGAAGCTCTTAAAGCAGCAGTGGGAGAAAAAACCAAATTGGTGTACGAGCAATGCCCATCAGCTGACACCTTTGCAACTCAAGAATTCTCTTTTGCCATTGTAGCCGTTGGTGAGGAACCATATGCTGAAACTGCGGGCGACAATTCGGAGCTCACAATCCCTTTTAATGGAACTGAACTCATTAGTTCAGTTGCGGACAAAGTTCCCACATTGGTGATTCTAATCTCTGGAAGGCCATTAGTTTTAGAGCCATGGCTCTTGGAAAAGATAGATGGCCTGGTAGCCGCTTGGTTGCCCGGGAGCGAGGGAGAGGGAATTACAGATGTTCTCTTTGGAGATTATGAGTTCCAAGGAAGACTCCCTATGACATGGTTTAAAAGGGTTGAACAACTGCCAATGCATTCGGGGGAGAACTCCAATGACCCTTTatttccctttggctttggGTTAACAAGCAATAACCAAAAGCTTTCTGAGTGA